TGAACAAGGTCTATTTCTTCCTCGAGATCTTTTATTCGTAAAGTGGCACTTTCACTAATACTTGTGCGCTCAATAACAGTTTCATTTATACTCTCAATGTTTTGATCCATTAGTGATACCACAAACTCTGTTACTTTATTTGAGTTATCATCTAAAATTGGAAGCACTCTTAGATCTACAGCTGTTTGACCATCATCATTTACAAAAATGATTCGCTCTGAAATGACTTGCGTATCCTTAAGGCGTTTAGATCGTTTTATACTAGTTGTTAGTGGTATTTTAAATTCTTCAGGTAGCATTTTAAGCAGGTTAGTTGTAAAACCTGAGTTAGGTAGATTTGCAAATTTCCTAAAGTTACCACGTGCTTCTAAGATATTATAATCTTCATCTATATAAATACTCGTAGCATTAAACTGTTTTAAGATAGATGAGCTTAATAGTTCTTCTATTTTTCGTTGCTTCATATTAGAATTAGCAACGATATCTGGGTTTGTTCTTCTTTTGTTTCTAAACTTTCTGTCACTAGAAGCATGTAAAGTTTCTGTTCTTAAGCCTCTGGAAGCTTTTATGTTTTTGAAAATTTTCCACTTTCTACTAATGGTATCAAAGTTATCACGTTCATCTCCTAGACTTTCGCTAGATCCTAAAACTAAATAACCTTCTAGTTTTAAGCTAAAGTGCAAGACATTAAATACTTTTTGCTGTACATCATTCTGAAAATAAATTAATAGGTTTCTGCACATTACCATATCTACCTTATTAAAAGGTGGATCTTTTAGAATGTTATGATTTGAAAATATTGCGGTGCGTCTTACAGTTTCTGCAATTTTAAAAGTATCATCATCCTTTTTAAAATATCTGGCTAGATATTTTGGATCTACATTTACCAAAGTGCTTTTGCTGTATTCGCCTTTACTGGCAATATCTAAATGAAATTGAGATATATCTGTAGCAAATATTTTAAGCTCTATGTTTTTTTTCTGTTTAGCTATTTCTTCTAAAAACAAGATTGCTAAAGAATAAGTTTCTTCTCCAGTGCTACAAGCTACATCCCAAATTTTGAGAATATCATTTTCTTGTTTATCTGCTACTAATTTAGGTATCACATTATTTTCAAGAAGGCGCCACATTTCTTCATCTCTGAAAAACTTTGTAACTCCAATTAAAAATTCTTTGTAAATAATATCTACCTCATCTTTACTGTTCTTTAAATGCTTATAGTATTCTCTTAATGATTCTAATTGATGAATTCTCATTCGCCTAATAATACGGCGTAATAATGTTGGTCTTTTATACAGATTGAAGTCTATTTCTGTCTTGCTTTTAAGTAAGCTTAATATATCTCTTAGTGCAGAGTCATCTATATTAGTAAAATCTTGTGTAATGCTTAAAATGTTACTACTGTCAAAGTAACTTGTAATTTCATTACTCATATCCTCCACAGGTACTACAAAGTCTGGAAAGCCAGTATTTATTGCGCTTTGAGGCATACCTCCAAATTTTGAATCTTCTGGATGCTGTACCAAGACTAAGCCACCTTCTTCCTTTATATAGCGTATTCCTCTAGAGCCATCACTACCAGTACCACTTAATATTACACCTACAGCATTTTGCCTATATTCTTTAGCTAAAGATTCAAAAAGTATATCAATAGGTAAGTTAAGCTGTTGTCCTTTTGGTTTGTCTAATAATTTAAGGTGTTTATTTTCAATTACAAGATTCTTAGATGGCGGAATAACATAAATATGATTTCGCTCTATCTCTGTATTTTGCTGTATTTCTGTAACAGGTATTTTAGTCTTTTTAGCTAACAACTCTGCCATAAGACTTTTATGGTCTGAAGATAAGTGTTGGACTATTAAGTATGTATAGTCACTATCTTCTGGGACATTATAAAAAAAACTATTTAAAGCTTCTAAGCCACCTGCACTTGCACCTAAAGCAACAAGGATATGATTATCTGAAATACTATTCAATGGAAGACTTTGGTTAATAGTTAAAACAACTTAAATTTTAACGAATTAAAAATCAATACATTAAAATAATTAATGTGAAATTTTTAACACTAATAAATTCAATTTACAATTTTTTTAACAAATGTAAATGATTAATTCATTTTTCGAGAAAAAAGGCATTTAATATAACTGTAAAGAATAAAAGGCATCAAGAATATCTTGATGCCTTTTTATACATAATTTTAAATGAGATTAAACTCTTACTTGTCCATCTCCAAATACATAGTATTTATTGGCTACCAATTGTTTAAGACCTAATGGTCCTCTGTGGTGCAACTTGTCTGTACTTATTGCGAGCTCTGCTCCTACACCCATTTGGCCGCCATCTGTAAATCTGGTTGACGCGTTATGGTATACTGCAGCGGTATCAATATTTTCCATAAAGTGCGTAGCAACGGCTTTATCTTCAGTTAGTATTGCACTTGAGTGTCCACCACTATAGGTATTTATTTTTGAAATTGCATCTTCAATTCCATCTGCTTCTCCTATAGCAATTTTCATAGCTAAAAACTCTTCAAACCACACCTCATCTTTAGAGATTAAATCGCGCTCAGATAAGATAGCGTTTACATTTTTATCTACAATTATCTCAACACCTAAGCTAGATAATGTTTTATCTAAATCTTTTAATTTAGACTCGTAGTCTTCAATATTCTTATCTACTAAAACTTTGTCTAAAGCATTACATCCTGAAATTTTATCTGTCTTAGCATTAATAATAACTTCCAGAGTTTTTTTCCAGTCTGCATCTTTATCTACATATAAGAAGTTGTTACCTCTACCACTTACCAATACAGCACATTTAGCATGTTCTTTTACAAATGCAATAAGGCGTTCACCACCTCGTGGTACTATAAGGTCTAATGGTTCTGTTGGATTTTTCAAGAACTCCTGAGTTTCTGTGCGGTTCATTACCAACATTTTAATCCAATCTTTTGGTAATTTGTTTTCTTGTAATGCTTGGTGCCAGCACTCAACCAAGACAACATTACTTTCATGTGCTTCTTTACCACCTTTAAGTAATATCTTATTATTGGCTTTAAATGCAAGTACTGCAGCCTCTATAGTTACATCTGGCCTAGATTCATAAATAATCATGATGGTACCAAATGGTGCTGTTTTATTTACAATGTTTAAACCATTGTCTAACGTTGTATTAGAGATCTCATTACTCACAGGATCATCTTGAGACTTTACTTCGGCTATTGCCTGTATCATCCCATCAATCTTTTTGTCATTAACAACTAACCTGTCATATAAGGCTTGATTGTCTTTATTAAAAGCATCAAGATCTTTCTTATTTGCAGTTAGTATATCCTCGCGTCTTTCATCTAAGATTCTCATCATAGATCCTAAAACGTTATTCTTTAATTCTGTGTTTATCAATTTCATAGTCGTTCTTTCTAATTAAATTTTCCTTGTTTATGCGTAAAACTTGGTTCCGATATCTTTTCCTTCCAACAGCTCTACTATTACATTTTTACGCTTTCCGTTTGCTATAAATGTTGGAATGTTTTTCTTAGCAGTAGCCTTAGCAATCTTTAGCTTAGACTTCATTCCACCACGTCCTTCGCCTTCAGATTTTTCTGAAGCTTGCACATATTGTTCTACATTTTCTTCCACATTTACTTTATCTAACTTTTCAGAATCATCATCATCTGGATGACCTGTATAAAGTCCGTCTGTATCTGTTAATAAGATTAAGGCATCTGCATTTGTAAGCTCTGCTACTAAACTTGCCAATTCATCATTATCACTAAACATTGACATTTTAAGTGATACTGCGTCATCTTCATTTGCTATAGGAACAATACCTTCATTAATTAATCCTTCGTAACAGTTTATCATATTTTCTCTATGCTTACCTGGTGCAAAATCTCGCTTGGTAGCTAATACTTGTGCACAGCGCATACCGTAATCATGAAATAAACTATAGTAATGGCGCATCATACGAGGTTGACCAACAGAAGAAAATATTTGTCTTCTTGTTGATGGGTCTGTTGCTTTACAATCTCCTAACACTTCCATTCCTGCAATGGCAGATCCAGATGATACTAATATTGGTGAAATATTATTCTCATATAATTCTGCTATTTGTCTTACGAGTTCGTTCAATACAGGACCTAATATGCGATTGTCTTTATTGGTCATCACGTTAGTTCCTACTTTTATAACTACTCTCTTATTGTCCATGGTGTTTTTTTGAGTTTTCATGTTTATTTTCCGAGTTCTGTTGCTCGATCGAATGCTGCATAAGCAGCTTCCTTAATTAATTCTTTTACGTTATTATCTTCCATTGAGTCTAAAGCTGCACGTGTTGTACCGCCTTTAGATGCTACGCGTTCCATCCAAGAATTTGGAGAAAGATCTGATTCATTAAATAATTTTACAGCGCCTTCAAAAGTTTGTGCTACTAATACTTTAGAATCGTTTGTGGTAAAGCCCATTTTTAGAGCAGCTTCCATCATAGATTGCATAAAATAAAATACATATGCTGGACCACTACCAGAAATACCTGTTGAAGCATTTATGAAACGTTCATTTTCTACATGTATAGCTTCACCAGTTGTATCTAAAAGGTTTCTTACCATTAGCAACTCAATTCTACTTATCTCTTTGGCTTCTGTAAAAGAGGTCATACCCAAACCAACTTTAGCTGGCAGGTTAGGCATAGCTCTTACTACTTTCTTTATACCTAAGTTTTCTTGTATACTATCAATAGTAATACCTGCCATTAGAGAGATAAAGATTTGGTCATTATTCACCTTGTCTTTCATTTTCTCAAAAAGCTCTTCACTATGGTAAGGCTTTACGGCAATAAATACTGCATCTGCTTGTGGTAGGCAATCTTCTAGGTTGTTATAGGTGTCAAAATGTGGAAATTCACTTAGCTCTAACATTTTTTCTGTTGAAACATCATGAATCATTAAATTTCTTCGGTTAAGGTATGGCGATTTTGCCATGCCCTCTGCGTAGGTTAGTCCCATATTTCCTGCGCCTATTACTAATACTTTCATATCTATTTTTAAAAGTTCAGTACATAGGGTGCAATGACTGTGCGAGGATGCCAAAACCACCATTAATAGGAGGTTATCAAATTATGATTCACGCTTAGACTACATATAGCTACTGCTAAGGACAAATGATAAAGAAGTGTTAAATTATATTGCAGAATTGCTATAATGGCACATAATTAATTAAGTGCCATATTTAGCTGAAATTATGGCAGAAAAAAGCCCGATACTATATTTATAAACTTAGTATCGGGCTTAACCTATAATGTCTCAAGAACTTATTTTATAGGTATTTCTTTTAAAACTTGTAATACCAATTCCCAATATTTCTTTGTTGAAGAAATACTAGCGCGTTCATCTGGACTGTGTGCACCTCTAATGGTAGGCCCAAAAGAAATCATTTCCATCTCTGGATAGTGCTGTCCTAAAATACCACATTCTAATCCAGCGTGACAAGCTGCAATATGTGCTTGCTCTCCATTATTTAAAGACTTGTATGTTTTATCAAGCACTTTTAAGATATCTGAATCCATATTTGGTTGCCATCCTGGATATTCTCCAGAAAACTCAACTACAAATCCTGATAGCTCGAATGATGCTCTTAGTGCATTAGCCAAATCAGTTTTTGATGACTCCACAGAAGATCTTGTAAGGCAAAGCACTTCTACCTCACCGTTTCCTAAGGTTATCCTTGCTATATTATTAGAAGTTTCAACAAGGTTTTCAATATCTGGACTCATTCTATAAACACCATTATGTGCGGTGTAGATACTTCTTAAAAATCCTTCTTGCACACCTAGATCCATAATTGTCTCAGGAGTTTCAATAGCTTCGATAACAACTTCTAATTCTGGCTCAAGAGTTTTATACTCAGTTTTTATGGTGGTTGCTAAAACATTTAGTTCAAGTTCAAACGCATCTTTATGTATATTCTCAACAGCTACTTCTGCAACGCTTTCTCTTGGTATAGCATTTCTAAGACTACCGCCATTAATACTATGTATTCTCAAGCCTACATTTTCATAAGCATCAAACAGGAGTCTGTTCATGAACTTATTAGCATTTCCAAGCCCTTTTATAATGTCCATACCGCTATGGCCACCTTGTAATCCTTTTACAGTAATCTTAAATCCAGACATATGCTCTGGAGTTTGTTCTTCATTATAAGTGCGTGTTGCTGTAACATCTACACCACCAGCACAACCTACGCCTATTTCATCATCTTCTTCAGTATCTAAGTTTAACAGTATTTCACCTTGCAATACACCTGGCTTTAATCCTTGTGCACCTGTCATTCCTGTTTCTTCATCTATAGTAAACAATGCTTCAATTGGTGGATGTACAATTGTTTCACTTTCTAAGATCGCCATAATTGTAGCAACTCCTAAACCATTATCTGCGCCTAATGTTGTGCCCTTCGCTCTTACCCAATCTCCATCTACATACATCTCGATACCTTGAGTATCGAAATTGAAGTCTGTATCATTATTTTTTTGATGCACCATATCTAAGTGGCTTTGCATCACTACCATTTTACGATCTTCCATTCCTTTAGAAGCTGGCTTTCTAATTATTACATTTCCCACTTCATCTTCTAAGGTTTCTAAGCCTAAGCGTTCTCCAAAATCCTTCATAAATTTAATAACGCGTTCCTCCTTTTTAGAAGGTCTTGGAACAGCATTTAGGTCTGCAAAGTTTTTCCAAACTGGCTTAGGATCTAAGTTTCTTATAATATCACTCATGGTTTTCTGTCTTAATTTTTTGCAAAGGTATAGGTTATAAGATAAAAGAGATCATACTCACTTTAAAATTAAGGGTAGCTTGGTCTTTTAAAGTACAAGTTACTTTATAAGAATTCGGTTAATATTACGTTACTTTGAAAAGTTATGAAACGTCATCCCAAATTAATATTAGCCCTATTCTTACCTATACAAATACTAGGTATATTTATACTTAGTAAGTTTCCTAACAGTGTAGAGCAATGGTATAGTTTAGGTCTTTATCAGTACTTGTCGTATTTAGAGCGTAGTGTTTTTGGTCTTCTTCCGTTTTCTTTTGGAGATCTTATTTATGCTCTTTTTATAATACTATTACTACGCTGGTTTTTTCTGAGAATTAAGACAAAGTTTAAACATATAAAAGTGTGGTTTATAGATGCTGTAGCTACACTTTCTGTTATTTACTTTATGTTTCAATTGTTTTGGGGATTTAATTACTACAGAGAACCCTTACATATTAGCTTAGGTATTGAGGATAATTATACAGACGAACAGCTTATTACACTTACCAATATTTTAATTGAACGCTCTAATGAGCTTCAGCTAAAACTTGCTAAAAACGATTCGACAGCCGTAGCTTTTAACTATTCAAAAGATACAATATACGATTTGGCAATTTCTGGATATTCAGACTTAAAAGAGAGTTATCCAGAGCTTAAGTATAATGCGCCAAGTGTAAAAACTTCACTATTTAGTGTACCGTTAAGTTACATGGGCTTTAATGGATATTTAAATCCACTTACAAATGAGTCTCAAATAAACAGCAATGTTTTACCCTATAAACTACCTACTACAATAAGCCATGAAATAGGACACCAATTAGGGTATGCTAAAGAAAATGAAGCCAATTTCATTGCCTGTCTAAATACTTTAAACCACAATGATATTTATATGCGGTATTCTGGGTATACATTTGCTCTAAGATATTGTTTAAATGAAATTTTTAGGAGAGATCCTGCTGTTGGTGTAGACTTGCTGTTTAAAGTAAATTGTGGGATTATGGCTAATTATAATGAGGTTAGAAATTTTTGGCTGTCCTACGAAAATCAATTAGAGCCACTTTTTGCTCTATTTTATGACGGATATCTAAAAGCAAATAACCAACCAAGAGGTATGGCTAGCTATAGCTACGTTGTTGCATTATTGGTGAACTATTATTCTGACGAAAAAAATCTTTTATAGAACTTCTTAACGCTTGTTAAAAAAATCTTAACGTTTCGATAATCGAAAGTGTATCTTCTATCTTTATTGCAATTCAACTAAATTAAATTACCTAATGAAGCTACCTTTCCTTTGTAGTCTTATGCTGTTAGTATCTGTAACCATCTCAGCACAAGATTATTTCCCAAAAAATGACGGTGTAAAATCTGACAAGAACACCAATTATACTGTTATTAAAAATGCAGTTATTCACACAAATCCTTCAACAACACTTAAAAACGGAATGCTACTCCTTAAAGATGGCAAAATTGTTTCTGTTGGCAAATCTGTAAACATTCCTCAAAATGCTGTGCAGGTTGATGCAGAAGGTAACCATATCTATGCGTCATTTATAGATGCGTATTCTAGTTTTGGTATAGACAAGCCAAAAAGAGGAAGCAATAACTCTAGCCAACCCCAATATGATGCCTCAAGAGAAGGCTACTATTGGAATGATCATATAAGACCTGAAACTAATGCAGTAGAGCATTTTAAGTATAATACTAAAGACGCTAAAGAATTGCAGGATGCAGGATTTGGAGTTGTAAATACTCACGTACCAGATGCAATTATTAGAGGTACAGGTATGCTGGTAGCTTTAAATGATGAAGGTACTCAAAACGATAGATTGCTAGTAGATAAATCTGCTCAGTTCTTATCTTTTGACAAAAGCGTAACCTCAAGACAATCTTACCCAACATCTATTATGGGAGCTATGGCACTACTACGCCAAGTATATTTAGATGCACAATGGTATCAAAATGGAAATGCTACTACTAAAGATTTAGCTTTAGAAGCATTAAATAACAACAAAAATCTTCCACAAATTTTCTTGGCAGAAGGTTATTTAAATGATTTAAGAGCAGATAAAGTTGGTGACGAATCTGGCGTTAACTACATTATAGTTGGTGGCGGCGATGAATATAAAAGTATTGAAGCTATTAAAAACACCAATGCTAAATATATCTTACCTATTAACTTTAAAGATGCTTACGATGTAGAAGATCCTTATTTAGCTGGAATGGTAGATTTGGAGTCTATGAAAGAATGGAACCAACAACCAAGCAATCCAAAATGGTTGGCAGAAAATAACGTGATGTTTGCCTTCACAACGCACGATTTAAAATCGCCTAAAGAGTTTCATAAAAACTTAATGATGGCTATTAAAAGAGGCCTTTCTAAAGAAAAAGCTCTAGAAGCTTTAACGACAATACCAGCTCAAATGTTGGGACAATCAGGGAAATTAGGTGAGCTTAAACAAGGTGCACACGCTAATTTTATAATTACATCTGGTGAATTATTTGAAGAAGACACAAAAATATTTGAAAACTGGGTGCAAGGACAAAAACACGTAGTTAACAAGATGCAGGTTAATGATATTAATGGCGATTATAATTTAACTATTGATAATACTTCTTATAAACTTACTATTAGTGGAACTTCAGAAAAACCAAAAGCTAAAGTAACAACAGGAGACAAAAAACTAGGTGCCAAACTTACATTTGCAAATGATTGGATGACACTTGTATTAACATCTCCAGATGAAAACAAAAAAGAATACACGCGCCTAATTGCATCTGTTCCAAGAAATCCGAATTCAATTAGTGGTAAAGCAATATTGTATAACGGTAGCGAAGCACGATTTACAGCTACTAAAACAGCTACTACATCTCAAGATGAAAAGGAAGATGACAAAGATGATGAAGACGACGCTAAAGATGAAGAGTTTGCAGTTATGCCACTTACCTATCCTAACACTGCATATGGGTTTAGTGAACAGCCAAAGCAACAGGATATCTTATTTAAGAATGTCACTGTTTGGACAAATGAAGATCAAGGCATTTTAGAAAAAACCGATGTTTTAATTAAAGATGGAAAAATTGCCAAAATAGGAAATAACCTATCAGCAGGTAGAGCTATTGAGGTAGATGGTACTGGTAAACACCTTACATCTGGGATTATAGATGAGCACTCGCATATTGCAGGAACTGCTATAAATGAAGCTGGACATAACTCTACAGCAGAGGTTAACATGGAAGATGTTGTAGACCCAAGCGATATAGATATTTACAGAAATCTTGCTGGTGGTGTAACCTCAATACAGTTGCTACACGGTTCTGCAAACCCAATTGGTGGGCGTTCTGCAATTTTAAAATTAAAATGGGGAGAAACTCCAGATGCAATGATTTATGACAATTCTCCAAAATTCATAAAATTTGCCTTAGGAGAAAATGTTAAGCAAAGTAATTGGGGTAGCCGTTCTCGTTTTCCACAAACACGTATGGGTGTTGAGCAAGTGTTTATAGATTATTTTACAAGAGCTAAACAATACGAAAAAGATAAAGCATCTGGAAATTACAGAAAAGATTTAGAGATGGAAACCATTTTAGAGATCTTAAATGGAGAGCGTTTTATTAGCTGTCACTCTTATGTACAGAGTGAAATAAATATGCTTATGAAAGTAGCAGAGCAGTTTGACTTTAACATTAATACGTTCACACACATTCTAGAAGGTTATAAAGTAGCAGATAAAATGGCAGAACATGGTGTTGCTGGTTCTACATTTAGTGATTGGTGGGCATATAAATATGAAGTAAATGATGCTATTCCTTACAATGCATCTATTATGCATAATGCTGGTGTGCTTGTAGCTATTAATAGTGATGATGGCGAAATGAGCCGTCGTTTAAATCAAGAGGCTGCCAAAACTGTAAAATATGGTGGCATGAGTGAAGAAGAAGCGTGGAAATTTGTGACTTTAAATCCTGCTAAAATGCTTCATATAGATGATCGTGTCGGAAGTATTAAAGTGGGTAAAGATGCAGACGTAGTTCTTTGGTCTGGACACCCAATGTCTATTTATTCTAAAGCTGAAAAAACAATTATAGAAGGTAAAGTTTACTTTGATATTGAAGAAGATAAAGCCTTACGTAAAGAAAACCAACGTTTGCGTAATGTTATTACCACACAAATGCTTCAAGCTAAAAACAAGGGCCTTAAAACACAACCTGTAAAGAAAAAAGAAGAACAACATATGCATTGTGATACTCTTGAAGTATTTGAAGATTAATGTAATCTAATGCCTAAATCTTTTATTACAGTTAAAACTAATTACATGAAAACATATATAAATTTAATACTTGCCACCTGTATAAGTGTTGCAAGTTTTGCACAACAAACACCAGCACCTAAACAAACTGAAACCATAATGATTATGAATGGTACAGCCCATTTAGGAAATGGCGAGGTTATTAAAAATAGTGCTATTGTTATTAA
This region of Croceibacter atlanticus HTCC2559 genomic DNA includes:
- a CDS encoding chemotaxis protein CheB, which produces MNSISDNHILVALGASAGGLEALNSFFYNVPEDSDYTYLIVQHLSSDHKSLMAELLAKKTKIPVTEIQQNTEIERNHIYVIPPSKNLVIENKHLKLLDKPKGQQLNLPIDILFESLAKEYRQNAVGVILSGTGSDGSRGIRYIKEEGGLVLVQHPEDSKFGGMPQSAINTGFPDFVVPVEDMSNEITSYFDSSNILSITQDFTNIDDSALRDILSLLKSKTEIDFNLYKRPTLLRRIIRRMRIHQLESLREYYKHLKNSKDEVDIIYKEFLIGVTKFFRDEEMWRLLENNVIPKLVADKQENDILKIWDVACSTGEETYSLAILFLEEIAKQKKNIELKIFATDISQFHLDIASKGEYSKSTLVNVDPKYLARYFKKDDDTFKIAETVRRTAIFSNHNILKDPPFNKVDMVMCRNLLIYFQNDVQQKVFNVLHFSLKLEGYLVLGSSESLGDERDNFDTISRKWKIFKNIKASRGLRTETLHASSDRKFRNKRRTNPDIVANSNMKQRKIEELLSSSILKQFNATSIYIDEDYNILEARGNFRKFANLPNSGFTTNLLKMLPEEFKIPLTTSIKRSKRLKDTQVISERIIFVNDDGQTAVDLRVLPILDDNSNKVTEFVVSLMDQNIESINETVIERTSISESATLRIKDLEEEIDLVQDELNKAIEDTEISNDKLLATNEELLASNEELQCTNEELQSVNEELNTINTDHIQKLDELSALNEDINNLLTSTNLGVIFLDAKLRVRKFTPAIKEHFDLYQADLGRHIDNFVVSFGENNTNNIVTNAERVINTGKVFEKKIISKNNRHFLQRISPYITTAGEINGAVVTFIDIERIHKSQEELRRNQAKFKDFYENDPVMHASISPDSGNIVDCNKIFYKTLGFKNKKEILNKSIFHFYNDQSKIKASDLINEIKNTGQIQNEDMTLVAIDGREIHVLLNSKLTKNIHGETITMGTLIDITALKETADKLAKRQLDLEMANNDLEQFVSICSHDLKEPLATIRFGSEMLDKNFSHQLESKGKEYIRYIHEAAGRLANQINALLEHSRIGQNSEKQDVDLKQVLDTVVMDLAKSINDCKAKISIAKLPTIKGYEVELRLLFQNLLSNALKYCKKGVTPDIRISYFKDNDHYIFSVNDNGIGIEEIDLENIFKIFNKIHRNDNIEGTGIGLAHCDKIVKLHDGKIWVDSQPGVGSTFHFKLKA
- a CDS encoding glutamate-5-semialdehyde dehydrogenase; this encodes MKLINTELKNNVLGSMMRILDERREDILTANKKDLDAFNKDNQALYDRLVVNDKKIDGMIQAIAEVKSQDDPVSNEISNTTLDNGLNIVNKTAPFGTIMIIYESRPDVTIEAAVLAFKANNKILLKGGKEAHESNVVLVECWHQALQENKLPKDWIKMLVMNRTETQEFLKNPTEPLDLIVPRGGERLIAFVKEHAKCAVLVSGRGNNFLYVDKDADWKKTLEVIINAKTDKISGCNALDKVLVDKNIEDYESKLKDLDKTLSSLGVEIIVDKNVNAILSERDLISKDEVWFEEFLAMKIAIGEADGIEDAISKINTYSGGHSSAILTEDKAVATHFMENIDTAAVYHNASTRFTDGGQMGVGAELAISTDKLHHRGPLGLKQLVANKYYVFGDGQVRV
- the proB gene encoding glutamate 5-kinase; protein product: MKTQKNTMDNKRVVIKVGTNVMTNKDNRILGPVLNELVRQIAELYENNISPILVSSGSAIAGMEVLGDCKATDPSTRRQIFSSVGQPRMMRHYYSLFHDYGMRCAQVLATKRDFAPGKHRENMINCYEGLINEGIVPIANEDDAVSLKMSMFSDNDELASLVAELTNADALILLTDTDGLYTGHPDDDDSEKLDKVNVEENVEQYVQASEKSEGEGRGGMKSKLKIAKATAKKNIPTFIANGKRKNVIVELLEGKDIGTKFYA
- the proC gene encoding pyrroline-5-carboxylate reductase encodes the protein MKVLVIGAGNMGLTYAEGMAKSPYLNRRNLMIHDVSTEKMLELSEFPHFDTYNNLEDCLPQADAVFIAVKPYHSEELFEKMKDKVNNDQIFISLMAGITIDSIQENLGIKKVVRAMPNLPAKVGLGMTSFTEAKEISRIELLMVRNLLDTTGEAIHVENERFINASTGISGSGPAYVFYFMQSMMEAALKMGFTTNDSKVLVAQTFEGAVKLFNESDLSPNSWMERVASKGGTTRAALDSMEDNNVKELIKEAAYAAFDRATELGK
- a CDS encoding aminoacyl-histidine dipeptidase, producing MSDIIRNLDPKPVWKNFADLNAVPRPSKKEERVIKFMKDFGERLGLETLEDEVGNVIIRKPASKGMEDRKMVVMQSHLDMVHQKNNDTDFNFDTQGIEMYVDGDWVRAKGTTLGADNGLGVATIMAILESETIVHPPIEALFTIDEETGMTGAQGLKPGVLQGEILLNLDTEEDDEIGVGCAGGVDVTATRTYNEEQTPEHMSGFKITVKGLQGGHSGMDIIKGLGNANKFMNRLLFDAYENVGLRIHSINGGSLRNAIPRESVAEVAVENIHKDAFELELNVLATTIKTEYKTLEPELEVVIEAIETPETIMDLGVQEGFLRSIYTAHNGVYRMSPDIENLVETSNNIARITLGNGEVEVLCLTRSSVESSKTDLANALRASFELSGFVVEFSGEYPGWQPNMDSDILKVLDKTYKSLNNGEQAHIAACHAGLECGILGQHYPEMEMISFGPTIRGAHSPDERASISSTKKYWELVLQVLKEIPIK
- a CDS encoding DUF3810 domain-containing protein, with translation MKRHPKLILALFLPIQILGIFILSKFPNSVEQWYSLGLYQYLSYLERSVFGLLPFSFGDLIYALFIILLLRWFFLRIKTKFKHIKVWFIDAVATLSVIYFMFQLFWGFNYYREPLHISLGIEDNYTDEQLITLTNILIERSNELQLKLAKNDSTAVAFNYSKDTIYDLAISGYSDLKESYPELKYNAPSVKTSLFSVPLSYMGFNGYLNPLTNESQINSNVLPYKLPTTISHEIGHQLGYAKENEANFIACLNTLNHNDIYMRYSGYTFALRYCLNEIFRRDPAVGVDLLFKVNCGIMANYNEVRNFWLSYENQLEPLFALFYDGYLKANNQPRGMASYSYVVALLVNYYSDEKNLL
- a CDS encoding amidohydrolase family protein, producing MKLPFLCSLMLLVSVTISAQDYFPKNDGVKSDKNTNYTVIKNAVIHTNPSTTLKNGMLLLKDGKIVSVGKSVNIPQNAVQVDAEGNHIYASFIDAYSSFGIDKPKRGSNNSSQPQYDASREGYYWNDHIRPETNAVEHFKYNTKDAKELQDAGFGVVNTHVPDAIIRGTGMLVALNDEGTQNDRLLVDKSAQFLSFDKSVTSRQSYPTSIMGAMALLRQVYLDAQWYQNGNATTKDLALEALNNNKNLPQIFLAEGYLNDLRADKVGDESGVNYIIVGGGDEYKSIEAIKNTNAKYILPINFKDAYDVEDPYLAGMVDLESMKEWNQQPSNPKWLAENNVMFAFTTHDLKSPKEFHKNLMMAIKRGLSKEKALEALTTIPAQMLGQSGKLGELKQGAHANFIITSGELFEEDTKIFENWVQGQKHVVNKMQVNDINGDYNLTIDNTSYKLTISGTSEKPKAKVTTGDKKLGAKLTFANDWMTLVLTSPDENKKEYTRLIASVPRNPNSISGKAILYNGSEARFTATKTATTSQDEKEDDKDDEDDAKDEEFAVMPLTYPNTAYGFSEQPKQQDILFKNVTVWTNEDQGILEKTDVLIKDGKIAKIGNNLSAGRAIEVDGTGKHLTSGIIDEHSHIAGTAINEAGHNSTAEVNMEDVVDPSDIDIYRNLAGGVTSIQLLHGSANPIGGRSAILKLKWGETPDAMIYDNSPKFIKFALGENVKQSNWGSRSRFPQTRMGVEQVFIDYFTRAKQYEKDKASGNYRKDLEMETILEILNGERFISCHSYVQSEINMLMKVAEQFDFNINTFTHILEGYKVADKMAEHGVAGSTFSDWWAYKYEVNDAIPYNASIMHNAGVLVAINSDDGEMSRRLNQEAAKTVKYGGMSEEEAWKFVTLNPAKMLHIDDRVGSIKVGKDADVVLWSGHPMSIYSKAEKTIIEGKVYFDIEEDKALRKENQRLRNVITTQMLQAKNKGLKTQPVKKKEEQHMHCDTLEVFED